TCTGGCCCTGAGAACAGTTGCCTAGAGTAGTTGCCTCAAGGagcaaaaaaaggaataataaaattcAGGTGATAGCCTATTTTAAGGCATCAAAGTAGAATTTTGaagatttgtttgagagagcatgcatgcatgagtgggagggacagagaggaagagagaatcttttttttggAAGGGAGACTCAAGTAGATTCTGTGctgaacatggggctcagtctcacaatcctggtatcatgacctgagctggacaTTCAACTAccctacccaggcacccctaaagtggaattttaaaatttgctaaaaGAATGCCTTCTGTTATTTCTTACTAACTCAGTAAATACACTCCCATGTACATTAATGTAGCCAGGTCAGTCTACAAGTTCCTGTGAGCTAGACCCTTACAAGTGGGTCTAAACTTCATTTGTGTTCACATCTGCAGCTTTCCAGTGGGACTAGCATAGGTTTGACCACTCTGACTAGCAGCAGCAGAATGGTGAACGTGTAGGCCCCAGAATTTGTATTTTCAGGAGCATTCCTAGATGTTTGCCAGTATCTAGAGATCTTCTGAGGCAGGGCCTCCTACATAAGTGGGTAAAGCTCTTCTGATCCAGCTCTCAGACATGGGTTTTCCTTTGCCCCCTTGGGCCACGGTTGTGAATTCCTGTTCCAACAGGAAGCTGTCCAGGAAATGTGGAATGCACTGACAATCTCTCTGCATCGCCCTTAAACAGTCTGTAGGTACTCCTCTCAGACGTGTTTCCAAAGGCCTTAGAGATTGATTTCCTTCCCTGTCGTGGTCTTCGTAGAACTTGTTTATCTGTGTGAACACTTAATTGCTTCTCAGAAACTACCTATGTATTACTATAACTATATCCAGTAAGAAACATTTAGTGCATTATCAGTCATCAGGAGCTTAGTTTTAAGAACCCTTTAGTCTGTATGCATTTGTTAACCTTTAGAAACTTTCCAACTTCAGTTTCTAGTTACTGAGGTTTTTTTGATTCATGGCTAAAACATACCTACCATTCTCTAAATTACAGTCAAAATTACAGTGTGGAAATACCAATTTGCTTTTtccattctcttaaaaaaaaaaaaaaagctgctgtcTTTAAGCCATTTTGCATATACGTGGTCTTCACAGTAGTTTGATGAGTCAGATAATCTAGGTGTTAGCCCTATGGTCATTAAGTGACTTGCGTATGATGACACAGTGAAAAGTTCTACACTTACAGGCTGGAACCTGACTTTTAAGTCTTCTGATTTTAAATTGTAATCCTTTTTTCAAGAAACcttagaagaattttaaaagtgcttTTGGTTCAGTTGATGGTATTGTAGGTACTCCTTATCTTGTCACAAGACCTTTGCCCTTGAGCCCCCATATTTACTCTCAAAACGTCTGACTTACAGGGATGTCTgagtggttcaatgggttaagccgctgccttccgctcgagtcatgatcccggggtcatgggatcgagtcccgcattgggctccttgctcggcagggaacctacttctctcgctgcctctgcctgcctctctgcctacttgtgtgtactcgcttactctctctctctctggcaaataaataaaatctttaaaaacaaaacaacaacaaaaaaaccacatctTACAGATGCCTTCTTGATCCACCATTGTGCTTCCGACCAGCTCTCCTGTCTGCAGTGCCTGCCTGATGCTTTGATGTATTTCATTCTCACTAGTGCTTGGTTTTCTTTTGGGAGTGTAGGTTTTCTTTTGGGATACGTTCTTTTGGGAACATATTGATTATGAGTATAGATAAAGACAGGTGGCCTAGGTTCTTAGACCTATACAGCATCtgattcataataaaaattctgcAGGTTTTAGCTactatttatatttgaatttgaaGACCAGTGAATTGACTGACCTTGTGTTCCCAAGGGATATTTGGTGCTCAAGAATAGAGAAGTTCTGCTGTCTTGTAAGCCAATATACTTTTCCCTGGAGATCCAAAATGAAGGTTAACATTATCAGTCAAGAAACCTGTTTAACTTTTTAATCCAGTGTTTGCTAAGCTTGTGCACAATTACACctattaacatacagtgctacaATTGGCAGACATTAGACTAACAACTTTCTACTGAGTTCCATTGATTTATTGGAAACACTTATATAGTACGCGTAGTTTAGATCCCCCATCCCTCAGGCCCCTGTGAATCCACCGTTCCTAGAAAGACAAGTGAAGCCAGTTGTCTCAGgcaaaaaataatcattttagcCATTTGTTTAGAGTACCACAAACTTGCCACCAGGTGGTACTGTTGCATAAAATGAAAGTTCAATGTCTGGGTATACCTCAATGAAAGATAGTCAAGGCATATAATGAGAGTCATGGAAGATAGCTGCTTACCATTCACCAAAGTTGCCTGAAGGACTTTTTTGCTAATTGGCTTTTGTTAAAGGAGGTCCCTTGAACCTTGAAAGACAACTAGAGTGTTAGAcaggaaatttgtatttttataataccAAAGGGAAAAGTAAACTCtaaatgaattttttgttttttgtttgtttttaaagattttatttatttgacaaagagagatcacacataggcagagagagggagaagcaggctccccactaagcagagtgcctgatgcgggtctcgatcccaggaccctgagataatgacctgagccgaaggcagaggcttaaaacccactgagccacccaggtgccccaaattctttttttcttttctttttttaagattttatttttttgacaagagatcacaagtaggcagagaggcaggcagaacgaggaggaagcaggttccccactgaacagagagcccgatgtggggctcgatcccaggaccctgggatcatgacctgagccaaaggcagaggctttaatccactgagccacccaggtgccccagtgcccCAAAttctttagtgtgtgtgtgtgtgtgtgtgtgtctgtgtgtgttttaacaTGCAGAATAGAAAATAGAACATTCTTGAGAAAGGCAGATTAGCATAGTGGTCAGCAGTGTAGGCTATAGTGTTACATTTTATGTTCAAGTTCTGGCTCGTTGACTAGTAAGTACATGACCTTACTTTCCATAGCATTATTAACCTGTGGTGATCTTCAGCAATGTTTTATCAGTTGTAtcagtgtcaaataaaaaacatttactacttaaaacatttttagggAAATGAAATAAAGTCTGTCTAAAGCACTTAGAAAGCTGCTTCACACACAGTAcatgataaatattagctatcattattattatcctaaatttttttttcctctacagcTTACTTTCAGTTGCTTTTTAAAGACGGAAAGCTCATGGTGCAAATTGTTATTTCCAGGTGAGTACATTTTGAGACTCTTTTGTTTAGCTCGAATGATGAGGGTGTTACGTAGGTTTGACATTTTACCTGGAAGAATCAGGGTCCTCAGGTGCATTGCACACATCCTTGCATTTCATCTGTAGTTCAGTGCCTAGCACTGCCTAATTTCCCAAGAActtgtgctcagcaaggagttccTTTGGGCCTTGAATGGTGGTGTAGGACACTATTCATCCTTCACCCCTCAAAAATATTGTAACCGCCAGCCCTTTGCTTGCAGTGCTGGGGCTGGAGGCCTGGCAGAATGGGTGCTGATGGAGCTACAGGGGGAGATCGAGGCTCGCTACAGCACTGGATTAGCTGGAAACCTCCTGGGAGACCTACATTACACCACTGAGGTGAGGGGACTTTTCTTTCCCTGCCTAATGCCTCAGGAAAGCAAGCTACACCAAGGTGGTGCTCCCAGGACCCAGAGTGAGGACTGCCCTCAGGTTTGTTATTTGAGGTCTAGCTAATCTAAGCTCTCTGCTTGTTCTCCCCTGACCCCTGCAATGGCAGGGAAACTTAGCTTTGGGGAATCTGGAAAAATCACAGTTCTAAAAAGCGGAAACTCTCTTACCTGGGGctaggaagaggaaaaagggtATGAGGGTGGTTGTCTGATACGGCTCTTAAACAGCAGCAGAGTCATGCCAGGGAGTGGAGGTGCCAGTATTGCTCGCCAAGAGCATCTCTAGAAGGCACCTGAGTGTTATGACCTTGCCCTGAACCTCAGGCATTTCATTCTTGTTCTGCCAAAGGGAATCCCTGTGCTGATCGTGGGGCATCATATCCTGTATGGAAAAATCATCCATCTGGAGAAACCTTTTGCTGTCCTTGTCAAACACACTCCTGGGGAGCAGGACTCTGATGAGCTTGGCTGCAAGACTGGCACCCGGTACCTGGTGACAGCACTCATCAAAAACAAGATCCTTTTCAAAACTCGCCCCAAACCCATTATCACCAACGTCCCCAAGAAAGTATGAAAGAACCCCGGATTTTCCCTAGAGAGCGGCCAACTCCTTGGACTCGTGCTCAGTTGCCACCTCGAGGACGGCTCGACGGTTCCATGGGACCACAGGGTGGTCCTGTTTTGAACACAGGCCACCCGCTAGGCATGAATTCTGATCCCTTCCTTATGGCATCCAGTTCTCTTGGTGGAAATCTGGCCCCATTTCCAAGGAACCCATCGCCTTTTCCAACCTCATCAGGCTCATTGGCTTCAAATCCAGCACCTTTCCCTGCTGGTGCTCGTGACCCAAGCATGGCTTCTTTTCCAAGAGG
The genomic region above belongs to Neovison vison isolate M4711 chromosome 7, ASM_NN_V1, whole genome shotgun sequence and contains:
- the CHTF8 gene encoding chromosome transmission fidelity protein 8 homolog, translated to MVQIVISSAGAGGLAEWVLMELQGEIEARYSTGLAGNLLGDLHYTTEGIPVLIVGHHILYGKIIHLEKPFAVLVKHTPGEQDSDELGCKTGTRYLVTALIKNKILFKTRPKPIITNVPKKV